From a region of the Phragmites australis chromosome 21, lpPhrAust1.1, whole genome shotgun sequence genome:
- the LOC133902917 gene encoding uncharacterized protein LOC133902917: MASSNKKSKHENKNQRELHAKALEGIVTANSFFTAAVFIGINGTMLPSPSIPQHCVPSADIIQSLFLFEVLSFSFYLVSSLIAQGMKLAIAGLEATDPEKKIKYEEERRRHLPYPPLTSEWDANVPRHLSYPPPTPAWDVSVPVMAWSAVGKEDGEKTKEEEEKLWWFRKMMKLSVVLSVLGSFFLMLAMVDVIQLKLGLLSCGGMAAVGAVLVLTLLGLIGLGVYVGSVVYSLRVY, translated from the coding sequence ATGGCATCCTCCAATAAAAAGTCCAAGCACGAGAATAAGAACCAGCGAGAGCTGCACGCCAAGGCGCTGGAGGGCATCGTCACCGCCAACAGCTTCTTCACCGCCGCCGTCTTCATCGGCATCAATGGCACCATGCTGCCATCCCCGTCCATCCCGCAACACTGTGTCCCAAGCGCCGACATCATCCAGAGCCTCTTCCTCTTCGAGGTGCTTTCGTTCAGCTTCTACCTCGTGTCATCCCTCATTGCCCAGGGGATGAAGCTCGCCATCGCCGGCCTCGAGGCCACTGACCccgaaaaaaaaataaaatacgagGAGGAGCGACGACGACACTTGCCATATCCACCTCTGACGTCTGAATGGGATGCCAATGTGCCACGACACTTGTCATACCCACCTCCGACACCGGCATGGGATGTCAGTGTGCCGGTGATGGCGTGGTCGGCTGTAGGGAAGGAGGACGGCGAGAagaccaaggaggaggaggagaaactGTGGTGGTTCCGGAAGATGATGAAGCTGTCGGTGGTGCTGTCGGTGCTGGGGAGCTTCTTCTTGATGCTGGCCATGGTGGATGTCATCCAGCTCAAGCTCGGACTTCTGTCGTGCGGGGGCATGGCGGCGGTGGGCGCGGTGCTGGTGCTGACGCTCCTCGGGCTCATCGGCCTCGGAGTCTACGTCGGCAGCGTGGTCTACTCCCTTAGGGTGTACTAG